A segment of the Spirochaetales bacterium genome:
GATGGAAAGACCTTCGATCTTTTTTTTGAGAATTGCTATTCTTGTCTCGAAATTAGGAGGTTGAAGATCGACATTAAGGCCGCGTTCGAATCTGCTTCGAAGCCGGTCGGTCAATTCCTTTAGTTCGCTGACAGGACGATCACAGGTAAAGACCATTTGTTTATTCGAGTCATACAACGCGTTAAATGTATGAAAAAGTTCTTCCTGCGTTTCGGTTTTTTTCTGAAGAAAGTGAATGTCGTCGATAAGCAAAATATCGGTCGAACGGTATTTACTTTTAAAAATATGCTGTTTTTTGTCTTTTATTGAAAGAATAAAGTCATTGATGAACATTTCAGATGTCACATACAGAATATTGAGGTTTGGAAATACAGAATAGGCAGAATTACCGATCGATTGAAGAAGATGTGTTTTTCCCAGACCGACACCGCCATAAATAAGGCACGGATTGTATGCACTGCCCGGATTTTTTGCGATAGCCATTGATGCATTTGCCGCAAAGGAATTGTTGTCCCCAATGACGAAATTATCGAAGGTATAGGCTGTTTTCAACTGAGGATGATGGGGATCTTTTTGTTTCTTATAAGTTATTTTTTTCTTTTGATTGGTTTCTTTTTTGGTTTCAGTATCTGTATTGACTTTTTTTATGGTAAAGCTGATCGATATTTTGTTTCCGATGATATCTAACAGTTTTTTTTCAATTCGTTTGAGATAACGCTGGGAAATCTGATCCTTATAAAAGGAAGATGGAACTGACAGGGTAATCTGATTCTCCTGTGAACTGTCATAATCAAGGTTTTTGAACCAAAGTAGGGATTCCTGCTCGGTGATTTCTTCATTCATGAGGGTCATTACTTCGTTCCAGTAGTCTTGATAATCCCATTTTGCAGTTT
Coding sequences within it:
- the dnaA gene encoding chromosomal replication initiator protein DnaA, producing the protein METAKWDYQDYWNEVMTLMNEEITEQESLLWFKNLDYDSSQENQITLSVPSSFYKDQISQRYLKRIEKKLLDIIGNKISISFTIKKVNTDTETKKETNQKKKITYKKQKDPHHPQLKTAYTFDNFVIGDNNSFAANASMAIAKNPGSAYNPCLIYGGVGLGKTHLLQSIGNSAYSVFPNLNILYVTSEMFINDFILSIKDKKQHIFKSKYRSTDILLIDDIHFLQKKTETQEELFHTFNALYDSNKQMVFTCDRPVSELKELTDRLRSRFERGLNVDLQPPNFETRIAILKKKIEGLSIDIPDDVIELICKNVTTNVRDLEKALTKLVAYADLVNKNITLDIAQKQLSDFFSNPSHKNITIDIIKRVTANYFGLSYNDLQGKKRTKAITFPRQVAMYISREITEYSTTEIGLEFGGRDHTTVMHACQKMENSMKTDPTLETTIKHLIRSIKEYQVKH